The following proteins come from a genomic window of Flavobacterium eburneipallidum:
- the mtgA gene encoding monofunctional biosynthetic peptidoglycan transglycosylase, with the protein MATRITPKKTKPSTKKDSGNFKSKLTRFLLKTMLWFFGLSIFSVVFFKFVPVPFTPLMVIRAIENKIDGKENYFSHDWEPIENISVNLQKAVIASEDGTFLTHNGFDFVAMQKAYKNNSRGRRIKGGSTISQQTAKNVFLWQGRSYLRKGLEAYFTVLIELIWGKERIMEVYLNSIEMGNGVYGAQAACEHWYRKDASSLTKKQAAGIAAILPNPRKYTATSSSSYINRRKDKIVRIMRQMGKLDY; encoded by the coding sequence ATGGCAACAAGAATTACCCCAAAGAAAACAAAACCCTCAACTAAAAAAGATTCAGGAAATTTCAAAAGCAAGCTGACTCGTTTTTTACTTAAAACGATGTTATGGTTTTTTGGATTGTCCATTTTTTCAGTGGTATTTTTCAAATTTGTTCCAGTACCATTTACGCCATTGATGGTGATTCGAGCTATAGAAAATAAAATAGACGGAAAAGAGAATTACTTTAGCCACGACTGGGAGCCGATAGAAAACATTTCAGTTAATTTGCAAAAAGCAGTAATTGCGAGTGAAGACGGAACTTTTCTTACTCATAATGGTTTTGATTTTGTAGCCATGCAAAAGGCTTATAAGAACAATTCGAGGGGACGAAGAATAAAAGGTGGAAGCACCATTTCGCAACAAACCGCTAAAAATGTTTTCCTCTGGCAAGGCAGAAGTTATTTGCGCAAAGGATTAGAAGCTTATTTTACGGTTTTGATAGAATTGATTTGGGGCAAGGAAAGAATCATGGAAGTCTATCTCAACAGTATCGAAATGGGAAATGGTGTTTATGGTGCCCAAGCCGCTTGTGAGCATTGGTACAGAAAAGATGCTTCGAGTTTGACTAAAAAGCAAGCCGCAGGAATTGCAGCCATTTTACCCAATCCAAGAAAATATACCGCAACGAGTTCCTCATCTTACATCAATCGCAGAAAAGATAAAATTGTTCGCATCATGAGACAAATGGGCAAATTGGATTATTAA
- a CDS encoding MFS transporter, producing the protein MSEKVRDPYAALRFREFNIFLMVRFAMVFAWSMQFIIIEWEVYSLTKSALSLGMIGLMEVIPAVGMALFAGHIVDQKEKKGMLVKCILGFSIISFGLFLLTWPRMVSDLSTDTILYSIYFLVFLGGLVRAFLGPTIFSLLSLVVPRKVYPNAATWSSSVWQIGSVIGPAVAGFSITWIGVHWSMCSIFACSILALLVLTQIETKPILNPKIGEPIMESLKEGLKFVYTNKSILGALTLDMVAVLFGGAVALLPIFAQDILKVGPEGFGILRAAPAVGALLTMFVSAHLPFYKNAGMKLLAAIFGFGICIIVFGLSTWFWLSVLALFMSGVTDGISVVIRQTILQLKTPDHMRGRVSAVNSIFVGSSNELGAFESGLTAKFMGAASAVVFGGSMTLLVVIFTGIKLPGFRKLDLQKDMQEHENHK; encoded by the coding sequence ATGAGTGAGAAAGTGAGAGATCCATACGCAGCGTTGCGTTTTAGAGAATTTAATATTTTTTTGATGGTGCGTTTTGCTATGGTTTTTGCCTGGTCTATGCAATTTATCATCATCGAATGGGAAGTGTATAGTTTGACTAAAAGCGCCCTTTCGTTAGGAATGATTGGATTAATGGAAGTAATTCCAGCCGTTGGAATGGCTCTGTTTGCGGGTCATATTGTCGATCAAAAAGAGAAAAAAGGAATGCTTGTTAAATGTATTCTAGGATTTTCTATCATCAGTTTTGGATTGTTTTTATTGACTTGGCCACGAATGGTCAGCGATTTATCCACCGATACTATTTTATATTCTATTTATTTCTTGGTTTTTTTGGGTGGATTGGTTCGCGCGTTTTTGGGGCCAACAATATTCTCCTTGTTGTCATTAGTGGTTCCGAGAAAAGTATATCCCAACGCAGCTACTTGGAGTAGTTCGGTTTGGCAAATTGGCTCCGTTATTGGGCCTGCTGTGGCTGGATTTTCTATCACTTGGATCGGAGTTCATTGGTCAATGTGCTCCATTTTTGCTTGTTCGATTTTAGCATTATTAGTCTTAACTCAAATAGAAACCAAACCTATTTTGAACCCAAAAATTGGAGAGCCAATAATGGAAAGTTTAAAGGAAGGTTTGAAATTCGTTTATACCAATAAATCCATTTTAGGAGCTTTAACGCTAGATATGGTAGCAGTTCTTTTTGGTGGAGCAGTAGCACTTTTGCCTATTTTTGCTCAAGATATTTTGAAAGTTGGCCCTGAAGGTTTTGGTATTTTGCGTGCAGCACCAGCAGTGGGTGCTTTGTTAACGATGTTTGTTTCGGCTCATTTGCCTTTTTATAAAAATGCGGGAATGAAATTATTGGCAGCTATTTTTGGTTTTGGTATTTGTATTATTGTTTTTGGACTTTCTACTTGGTTTTGGTTGTCGGTTTTGGCGCTGTTTATGAGCGGTGTTACCGATGGAATTTCTGTAGTAATTCGTCAAACGATTTTACAACTCAAAACGCCCGATCACATGCGAGGACGTGTGTCAGCTGTGAACTCCATATTTGTGGGTTCTTCTAATGAATTGGGTGCTTTCGAAAGTGGATTAACTGCAAAGTTCATGGGAGCAGCTTCCGCAGTTGTTTTTGGTGGAAGTATGACACTTTTGGTGGTGATTTTCACAGGAATCAAATTGCCAGGATTCAGAAAATTGGATTTGCAAAAAGACATGCAAGAACACGAAAACCATAAATAA
- a CDS encoding LexA family protein, with protein MSIKKDQKLTFFVPDLESELQIPFIKEGVSAGFPSPAADFMENGIDLNKELSENPLATFYIKVKGNSMIDAGINDKDVLVVDRSLEPQNNKIAICFIDGEFTVKRIQLEKDCLCLMPENPNYPPIKVTEENQLIIWGIVTYVIKRV; from the coding sequence ATGTCAATAAAAAAAGACCAAAAGCTAACATTCTTCGTTCCTGATCTAGAAAGTGAACTCCAAATTCCTTTTATAAAAGAAGGTGTTTCAGCAGGATTTCCTTCGCCTGCGGCTGATTTTATGGAAAACGGTATCGACCTAAACAAAGAATTAAGCGAAAATCCTTTGGCGACTTTTTATATCAAAGTCAAAGGTAACTCTATGATTGATGCTGGTATCAACGACAAAGATGTTTTGGTTGTAGATAGAAGCCTGGAACCACAAAACAATAAAATCGCCATTTGCTTCATTGACGGCGAATTTACCGTAAAACGCATTCAACTCGAAAAAGACTGTTTGTGCCTAATGCCCGAAAATCCCAATTATCCTCCCATAAAAGTCACAGAAGAAAACCAATTAATCATTTGGGGAATTGTGACTTATGTGATAAAGAGGGTGTGA
- a CDS encoding 6-pyruvoyl trahydropterin synthase family protein — MSKIRITKQFSFETGHALYGYDGKCKNVHGHSYKLSVTVIGSPILDRSNVKFGMVIDFTDLKKIVKEEIVDQFDHATVFNETTPHIELANELKSRGHHVILVDYQPTSENMVVDFSKRIISRLPQDIKLFSLKLQETESSFAEWFASDNL, encoded by the coding sequence ATGAGCAAAATAAGAATCACAAAACAATTTAGTTTCGAAACCGGTCACGCCCTGTATGGCTATGATGGAAAATGCAAAAACGTGCACGGTCATAGTTATAAATTGTCGGTAACGGTAATTGGTTCGCCTATTTTAGATCGTTCGAACGTGAAATTTGGAATGGTGATTGATTTTACAGATTTGAAAAAAATCGTGAAAGAAGAAATTGTAGATCAGTTCGATCACGCTACCGTTTTCAACGAAACTACGCCTCATATTGAATTGGCAAACGAATTAAAATCTCGCGGTCATCACGTAATTTTAGTCGATTACCAACCTACAAGCGAAAATATGGTGGTTGATTTTTCAAAAAGAATCATCAGCAGATTGCCTCAAGATATCAAACTTTTTTCCTTGAAATTACAGGAAACAGAATCTTCCTTCGCCGAATGGTTTGCGAGTGATAACCTTTAA
- the recJ gene encoding single-stranded-DNA-specific exonuclease RecJ, with amino-acid sequence MRWTIKAKPSEEKVKQLAALLNIEESIATLLVQRGVETFEQARQFFRPTLADLHNPYLMKDMDKAVKRIESAIENGENILVFGDYDVDGTTAVSLVSSYLKTYYPNVATYIPDRYDEGYGVSFKGIDFADDNGFSLIIALDCGIKSIDHIAYAKERNIDFIICDHHRPGEFLPEAVAILDPKRDDCSYPYDELCGCGIGFKLIQALGENRNQTIEDLTSYLDLVATAIAADIVPMTGENRVLAYFGLQVINSNPRLGFKALTHQIKKKTLDITDVVFIIAPRINAAGRIKHGNHAVELLTEFDFEQAQQFASEIEAYNSERKELDKQITKEALNQIIENKEEKRFTSVVFQEDWHKGVIGIVASRLIETYYRPTLVFTKSGDKYAASARSVKGFDVYNALEACSEHLEQFGGHMYAAGMTLLEENYLAFKNAFEKEVERTIHPDMLIPEITIDAEINLSDITPKLIRLLKQFEPFGPQNMTPVFLTKNVIDTGYAQKLGADEEHLRLFVRQNNSEGIAAIGFGLGNKIEVTINKNPFEAAYCIDENEWNGKTSVQLRLKDIK; translated from the coding sequence ATGCGCTGGACTATCAAAGCAAAACCTTCTGAAGAAAAAGTAAAACAATTGGCAGCCCTTTTGAATATTGAGGAATCTATAGCAACACTGCTCGTGCAGCGTGGCGTTGAAACTTTCGAACAAGCCCGACAATTTTTCCGTCCTACATTGGCAGATTTACATAATCCGTATTTGATGAAAGATATGGACAAAGCAGTTAAACGTATTGAATCAGCGATTGAAAACGGAGAAAATATTCTCGTTTTTGGCGATTATGATGTGGACGGAACTACTGCCGTTTCGTTGGTTTCATCGTATTTAAAAACCTATTATCCAAATGTTGCTACGTATATTCCAGATCGTTATGACGAAGGTTATGGGGTTTCTTTTAAAGGAATTGACTTTGCTGACGACAATGGTTTTTCGCTGATTATTGCTTTGGATTGCGGTATAAAATCTATCGATCATATCGCTTACGCCAAAGAGAGAAACATCGATTTCATCATTTGCGACCACCACAGACCAGGAGAATTTTTACCCGAAGCGGTGGCGATTTTAGATCCCAAACGAGACGATTGTAGTTATCCGTATGATGAATTGTGCGGTTGTGGAATTGGCTTCAAATTAATTCAGGCATTGGGCGAAAACCGAAACCAAACTATAGAAGATTTGACTTCCTATTTGGATTTGGTGGCAACAGCAATTGCTGCTGATATCGTTCCGATGACAGGAGAAAATCGGGTTTTGGCTTATTTTGGTTTGCAAGTCATCAACTCCAATCCGAGACTAGGATTCAAAGCTTTGACACATCAAATTAAAAAGAAAACCTTGGATATTACCGATGTAGTATTTATCATCGCACCGAGAATCAATGCAGCGGGACGAATCAAACACGGGAATCACGCTGTGGAATTATTGACTGAATTTGATTTTGAACAAGCCCAACAATTTGCATCCGAAATTGAAGCTTATAATTCGGAACGCAAAGAGTTAGACAAACAAATTACCAAAGAAGCACTGAATCAAATTATAGAAAATAAGGAAGAAAAACGATTTACATCAGTGGTTTTTCAAGAAGACTGGCACAAAGGCGTGATTGGAATTGTGGCTTCGAGATTGATAGAAACCTATTATCGTCCGACCTTGGTTTTTACCAAAAGTGGTGATAAATATGCGGCTTCGGCACGTTCGGTAAAAGGTTTTGACGTCTATAATGCTTTGGAAGCCTGTTCGGAACATCTGGAGCAATTTGGCGGACACATGTATGCGGCTGGAATGACTTTGTTGGAAGAAAATTATCTGGCTTTCAAAAATGCTTTCGAAAAAGAAGTCGAAAGAACCATTCATCCCGATATGTTGATTCCAGAAATTACCATTGATGCTGAAATTAATTTATCGGATATTACCCCAAAACTGATCCGCCTTTTAAAACAATTCGAACCTTTTGGTCCTCAAAATATGACACCTGTTTTCCTGACCAAAAATGTTATAGATACTGGTTATGCTCAAAAATTAGGAGCCGATGAAGAACATTTAAGACTTTTTGTACGTCAAAATAATTCGGAAGGAATAGCTGCAATTGGCTTTGGATTAGGAAATAAAATAGAAGTAACAATAAATAAAAATCCGTTTGAAGCGGCGTATTGTATAGATGAAAACGAATGGAATGGTAAAACTTCCGTTCAATTGCGATTGAAAGATATTAAGTAG
- a CDS encoding UDP-2,3-diacylglucosamine diphosphatase, with translation MSPNKKIYFASDQHFGAPTPELSFPREQKFVAWLDEVKKDAEAIFLLGDLFDFWFEYKTVVPKGFVRVLGKLAEIRDSGIPIYFFVGNHDLWMEDYFEKELNIPIYRDNQEYTFNGKTFLLGHGDGKGPGDKGYKRMKKVFTHPLSKWLYRWLHPDIGMKLAQYLSVKNKLISGDEDVKFLGDDNEWLILYAKRKLETKHYNYLIFGHRHLPMIKTVGENAEYVNLGDWISYFTYGVFDGENFELKKFE, from the coding sequence ATGTCTCCCAACAAAAAAATTTATTTCGCTTCCGATCAGCATTTTGGCGCACCTACTCCTGAATTGAGTTTCCCTAGAGAACAAAAATTTGTGGCTTGGCTAGACGAAGTCAAAAAAGATGCAGAAGCTATTTTCTTGTTAGGCGATTTATTCGATTTTTGGTTCGAATACAAAACTGTTGTTCCTAAAGGTTTTGTTCGGGTTTTAGGCAAATTGGCTGAAATTCGCGACAGTGGTATTCCGATTTATTTCTTTGTGGGTAATCACGATTTATGGATGGAGGATTATTTCGAAAAAGAACTCAATATCCCCATTTATCGTGACAATCAGGAATATACTTTCAACGGAAAAACCTTCCTTCTTGGTCATGGCGACGGAAAAGGGCCTGGCGACAAAGGATACAAACGAATGAAAAAAGTATTTACACATCCTTTATCCAAATGGTTGTATCGTTGGTTGCATCCCGATATTGGTATGAAACTGGCACAATATCTTTCAGTGAAAAACAAACTAATTTCGGGTGATGAAGACGTGAAATTTCTTGGCGATGACAACGAATGGCTGATTTTGTATGCCAAAAGAAAACTAGAAACCAAACATTACAATTACCTTATTTTTGGGCACCGTCATTTACCCATGATTAAAACCGTAGGCGAAAATGCTGAATATGTGAATCTAGGCGATTGGATTAGCTATTTTACTTACGGTGTTTTTGATGGCGAGAATTTCGAATTGAAGAAGTTTGAATAA
- a CDS encoding RNA recognition motif domain-containing protein, producing MNIFVGSLPFSIEEADLRESFEAYGAVDSVKIITDKFTGRSKGFGFVEMPNDDEAQKAIDELNGATVQGRAIVVNKSEPKPEGERRSFNNNRGGDSRGGYGNNRGGDNRGGGDRGRY from the coding sequence ATGAATATTTTTGTTGGAAGCCTTCCATTCAGTATTGAGGAAGCAGATTTAAGAGAGTCTTTCGAGGCTTATGGAGCAGTTGATTCTGTAAAAATTATTACTGATAAATTTACTGGAAGAAGTAAAGGATTCGGTTTTGTTGAAATGCCAAATGATGACGAAGCTCAAAAAGCAATCGATGAATTGAACGGAGCAACTGTTCAAGGACGTGCAATCGTTGTTAATAAATCTGAACCAAAACCAGAAGGCGAAAGAAGAAGTTTTAATAACAACCGTGGTGGAGATTCACGCGGAGGTTACGGAAACAACCGTGGTGGAGATAACCGTGGAGGTGGAGATAGAGGAAGATACTAA
- a CDS encoding enoyl-CoA hydratase/isomerase family protein has product MTTKNSNGTLLTTIENQIATLEFGHPASNSFPRDLLARLTRELNDLSNNPAVSVIILKSSGSGAFCAGASFDELLAVSNQEEATQFFSGFANVLNAMRNCSKIIIGRIHGKAVGGGVGIAAACDYVFATNESSIKLSELAIGIGPFVIEPAVSRKIGKTATTEMTLDTEWKTATWAKEKGLYAKVLETATELDQEIMAFANKLSVYNPEALTEIKKVLWEGTENWGTLLYERAEISGKLVLSDFSKKALNQFKK; this is encoded by the coding sequence ATGACAACTAAAAACTCAAACGGTACACTACTCACAACTATCGAAAATCAAATCGCAACCCTCGAATTTGGACATCCTGCGAGCAATTCTTTTCCGAGAGATTTACTAGCTCGATTGACGAGAGAGCTCAACGATTTGAGCAATAATCCTGCTGTTTCAGTAATTATTTTAAAGAGTAGTGGTTCGGGTGCCTTTTGTGCCGGAGCTTCTTTTGATGAACTTTTAGCTGTTTCGAATCAAGAGGAAGCTACTCAATTTTTTTCTGGTTTTGCCAATGTTTTGAATGCGATGCGCAACTGTTCGAAAATCATCATCGGAAGAATTCACGGAAAAGCTGTTGGAGGAGGTGTTGGTATTGCGGCTGCTTGTGATTATGTTTTTGCAACCAATGAAAGCTCCATAAAATTATCAGAATTAGCCATCGGAATTGGTCCTTTTGTAATTGAACCTGCAGTAAGCCGTAAGATTGGAAAAACCGCCACAACTGAAATGACTTTGGACACCGAATGGAAAACAGCCACTTGGGCAAAAGAAAAAGGATTGTATGCTAAAGTATTAGAAACTGCAACTGAATTAGATCAGGAAATTATGGCTTTCGCCAATAAACTGTCGGTTTATAATCCCGAGGCTTTAACCGAAATTAAAAAAGTACTTTGGGAAGGCACTGAAAATTGGGGTACTTTATTATATGAAAGAGCTGAAATTTCAGGAAAATTAGTCCTTTCGGATTTTTCCAAAAAAGCATTAAACCAATTTAAGAAGTAA
- a CDS encoding S9 family peptidase, whose product MKKVLYITLIMINLNAMAQRVMTPELLWKLGRITTLGITKDEKSIIYKVDFPSVEENKSNSKLYALPINGGKPTEITTTKEVLKDKNVSPDGKYVVYHEEVKIDKVHGKDFYPELEKSNVQVYNGLDYRHWDKWNEGKFNHVFYKESTENGVGVDLLSGESFDSPQKPFGGDEDYIWSPDSKSILYVCKKKSGTAYATSTNTDIYEYHLETKKTINRTEPNLGYDTNPVFSPTGNLTWLQMKRDGNEADKNDIIVSFKGMNINLTAHWDGTVENFKWSKNGEKVYFVAPVDGTLQLFEVDFPGLTKKMPQVIQITNGNFDVVDIVGFSGDSVIVNRTDMNHASEIFSYHLKTKSWKQLSNVNTEIYNSLALSKTEKRYVTTTDGKKMLVWLILPPNFDVTKKYPTLLYCQGGPQAPLTQFYSFRWNFQLMAAQGYVVVAPNRRGMPGHGVAWNEQISKDWGGQVMDDYLSAIDDVAKEIYVDKNRLGCVGASFGGYSAFYLAGIHNNRFKTFIAHDGVFNTQSMYGTTEEVFFSHWESGGAYWEKDNAIAQKIFTQFNPANFVQKWNTPILIIQGGNDFRVPIGQAQEAFQAAQLLGVKSRFLYFPEENHWVLKPQNAIVWQREFYKWLKETL is encoded by the coding sequence ATGAAAAAAGTACTATATATAACATTGATAATGATAAATCTAAATGCAATGGCGCAGCGTGTAATGACTCCAGAACTGCTCTGGAAATTAGGAAGAATAACCACTTTAGGAATTACTAAAGACGAAAAAAGTATAATTTATAAAGTAGATTTTCCTTCTGTTGAAGAAAACAAATCGAATTCTAAGTTGTATGCTTTGCCTATAAATGGTGGAAAACCAACAGAAATAACAACAACCAAAGAAGTTCTGAAAGACAAAAACGTTTCTCCAGATGGAAAATATGTTGTGTATCATGAAGAAGTAAAAATAGACAAAGTGCATGGTAAAGATTTTTATCCAGAACTCGAAAAATCAAATGTTCAAGTGTATAACGGATTGGATTATCGCCATTGGGATAAGTGGAATGAAGGTAAATTTAATCATGTTTTTTACAAAGAGAGTACAGAGAATGGGGTAGGAGTCGACCTTTTGAGTGGTGAATCTTTTGATAGTCCACAAAAACCTTTTGGCGGAGACGAAGATTATATTTGGTCGCCAGACAGCAAAAGCATTTTATACGTTTGCAAGAAAAAATCAGGAACCGCTTATGCAACTAGCACCAATACCGATATTTATGAATATCATTTAGAAACCAAAAAAACAATTAACAGAACCGAGCCAAACTTGGGTTATGACACCAATCCAGTGTTTTCTCCAACAGGAAACTTGACATGGTTGCAAATGAAACGTGACGGAAATGAAGCTGACAAAAACGATATTATTGTTAGTTTCAAAGGAATGAATATCAATTTGACAGCGCATTGGGACGGAACGGTGGAAAATTTCAAATGGAGTAAAAACGGAGAAAAAGTCTATTTTGTAGCTCCTGTTGATGGAACATTACAGCTGTTTGAAGTTGATTTCCCTGGATTGACCAAAAAAATGCCACAAGTCATTCAAATCACCAATGGCAATTTTGATGTGGTAGATATTGTTGGTTTTTCGGGAGATTCTGTCATTGTGAATCGAACAGATATGAATCATGCGTCCGAGATTTTTAGCTATCATTTAAAAACAAAAAGCTGGAAGCAATTGTCGAATGTAAATACGGAAATATACAATTCATTGGCGTTAAGCAAAACCGAAAAAAGGTATGTAACTACCACTGACGGTAAAAAAATGTTGGTTTGGTTGATTCTTCCCCCTAATTTTGATGTTACTAAAAAATATCCAACATTACTTTATTGTCAAGGCGGTCCACAAGCTCCGTTGACTCAATTTTATTCTTTTCGTTGGAATTTTCAATTGATGGCAGCTCAAGGTTATGTTGTGGTTGCTCCCAATCGCCGTGGAATGCCAGGTCATGGTGTAGCATGGAACGAACAAATTAGCAAAGATTGGGGCGGACAAGTAATGGATGATTATCTTTCAGCGATTGACGATGTCGCTAAAGAAATTTACGTTGACAAAAACCGTTTGGGGTGCGTTGGAGCCAGTTTTGGAGGTTATTCTGCTTTTTATTTAGCAGGAATTCACAACAATCGTTTCAAAACTTTCATTGCACATGATGGCGTTTTCAATACTCAAAGTATGTACGGAACGACCGAAGAAGTTTTCTTTAGTCATTGGGAATCGGGTGGTGCTTATTGGGAGAAGGATAATGCGATTGCTCAAAAAATATTTACCCAATTTAATCCTGCTAATTTTGTTCAAAAATGGAATACGCCTATACTAATTATTCAAGGCGGAAATGATTTTAGAGTGCCGATTGGACAAGCCCAAGAAGCTTTTCAGGCCGCACAATTATTAGGTGTAAAAAGTAGATTCTTGTATTTTCCAGAAGAGAATCATTGGGTTTTAAAGCCTCAAAACGCTATCGTTTGGCAAAGAGAATTTTACAAATGGTTGAAAGAAACTTTGTAG
- the accC gene encoding acetyl-CoA carboxylase biotin carboxylase subunit, whose amino-acid sequence MFKKILIANRGEIALRIIRTCKEMGIKTVAVYSTADAESLHVKFADEAVCIGPPPSNLSYLKMSNIIAAAEITNADAIHPGYGFLSENSKFSKICQEHGIKFIGAAPEMIDRMGDKASAKATMKEAGVPCVPGSDGLLESFEQTEKLAKEMGYPVMLKATAGGGGKGMRAVWKEEDLLKAWEGARQESAAAFGNDGMYMEKLIEEPRHIEIQIVGDSYGKACHLSERDCSVQRRHQKLTEETPSPFMTEELRQKMGEAAVKAAEYIKYEGAGTVEFLVDKHRNFYFMEMNTRIQVEHPITEQVVDYDLIREQILVAAGVPISGKNYLPQLHAIECRINAEDPYNDFRPSPGKITTLHMPGGHGVRLDTHVYSGYTIPPNYDSMIAKLITTAQTREEAISKMRRALDEFVIEGIKTTIPFHRQLMDEPRYIAGDYTTAFMDTFKMNDPEKN is encoded by the coding sequence ATGTTTAAAAAAATATTGATTGCCAATAGAGGAGAAATTGCTCTTCGCATCATCAGAACCTGCAAAGAAATGGGCATCAAAACAGTAGCTGTTTATTCTACTGCCGATGCTGAAAGTTTGCACGTAAAATTTGCAGACGAAGCAGTTTGCATTGGTCCACCTCCTAGTAATTTGTCTTATTTAAAAATGTCAAATATTATTGCAGCTGCAGAAATTACTAATGCAGATGCCATACACCCTGGATACGGATTCCTTTCTGAAAATTCTAAATTTTCTAAAATCTGTCAAGAACACGGCATCAAATTCATCGGAGCAGCGCCTGAAATGATTGACCGTATGGGTGACAAAGCTTCGGCCAAAGCAACAATGAAAGAAGCTGGAGTTCCGTGTGTACCTGGTTCAGATGGATTATTAGAATCTTTTGAACAAACCGAAAAATTAGCCAAAGAAATGGGCTATCCTGTAATGCTAAAAGCAACTGCTGGTGGTGGTGGAAAAGGAATGCGTGCTGTTTGGAAAGAAGAAGATTTACTAAAAGCTTGGGAAGGTGCTCGTCAGGAATCGGCTGCTGCTTTTGGAAATGACGGAATGTACATGGAGAAACTGATTGAAGAACCACGTCATATTGAAATTCAAATTGTTGGTGATTCTTATGGAAAAGCATGTCACCTTTCAGAAAGAGATTGTTCAGTTCAACGTCGTCATCAAAAATTAACAGAGGAAACTCCTTCACCATTTATGACCGAGGAATTACGTCAAAAAATGGGTGAAGCTGCAGTAAAAGCAGCCGAATACATTAAATACGAAGGTGCAGGAACAGTAGAATTTTTGGTAGATAAACACCGTAATTTCTACTTCATGGAGATGAATACTCGTATCCAAGTAGAGCACCCAATAACGGAACAAGTTGTTGATTATGATTTGATTAGAGAGCAAATACTAGTTGCCGCTGGTGTGCCAATTTCAGGTAAAAATTATTTACCACAATTACACGCTATCGAATGTCGTATCAATGCCGAAGATCCATATAATGATTTCAGACCTTCGCCAGGAAAAATCACTACGCTTCACATGCCAGGTGGTCACGGAGTTCGTTTAGACACTCACGTTTACTCTGGTTACACGATTCCGCCAAATTACGATTCTATGATTGCTAAATTAATCACGACGGCTCAAACTCGTGAAGAAGCTATTAGCAAAATGAGAAGAGCTTTAGATGAATTCGTAATCGAAGGAATTAAAACAACCATTCCGTTCCACAGACAGTTGATGGATGAACCGCGTTATATCGCTGGAGATTATACCACCGCTTTTATGGATACTTTTAAAATGAATGATCCTGAAAAAAACTAG
- a CDS encoding DUF6252 family protein, producing MKKIVAYLLLFFAFVSCEDNVKFNNPTFEGQKDNVFWRAIDAKVMLLSDGGLMVEGYTRNEIISLKTASITAQTYTLGIDDSNKVTYTYKDANGTITYETGDGIGEGEIVIEEYDAVNKTVSGTFKFNAENIYNNPLAGPLLNFQYGRFYKIPVTTEFIN from the coding sequence ATGAAAAAAATAGTTGCCTATCTGTTATTGTTTTTTGCTTTTGTTTCTTGTGAAGATAACGTGAAATTTAACAATCCTACTTTTGAAGGACAGAAAGATAATGTGTTTTGGCGCGCTATTGATGCTAAAGTTATGCTACTCAGTGATGGTGGTTTGATGGTTGAAGGATATACTAGAAACGAAATAATTTCTTTGAAAACAGCCTCAATTACAGCTCAAACATATACTTTAGGAATAGATGACTCGAATAAGGTTACTTATACTTACAAAGATGCCAACGGAACAATAACTTATGAAACAGGAGATGGAATTGGAGAAGGAGAAATTGTGATAGAGGAGTATGATGCTGTAAACAAAACGGTTTCAGGAACTTTTAAATTCAATGCAGAGAACATTTACAACAATCCATTGGCTGGACCACTATTGAATTTTCAGTATGGTCGCTTTTATAAAATACCTGTAACAACTGAATTTATCAATTAG